The genomic interval CTTGTTTTTCTGCCTGGTTTAGGGAGAGTTTTGCATGGGGCAGGACAAAGGTGCCATCCTGCGCTGCCTGTGCGGGTTTTAAGCCCTGTCTGTTGCTTTCCCGTTCGCTCAGATTTAGGAGGGGGGAAACCCCCTCTAAAGACCCCTGGCTTTCCCTACGCCGGCTGGGAGCCCAGACGTGCGGGGGTGCAGCCGGGGCTCAGAGCGGTGCATTCCTGCCCCCCCAAAAGCCATCTGACGATGGAGCCGCCGAACAGCCCCCCTCTTCATGCCGATTATTTTAATCACAAGCGCGTCTTGTCTCCGCAGCCGAATGTCTTTCATAGACGGCGGAAAGTGAAATTTGTGCAATGTCTGTAGGAGGCTGAAGAAAGGCCCTTTGTGTGCCCCCCGCGCGGGCGCTgggcagcctccagcagcaccctctGCCGCTCCACGGCTCCCGGCCGGCCACCGGCGTGAATGCGCCGCTTGTCCGGAGACCAGGATCTGCTCTTAAAGCCGGAGCCGCTCTCCCCTGGTTAGTCCCAGCGGTGGCCCCAGCGGGGCGGGCACGGCTCCGGGGGGCCCCCCAGCCGTGACCCCAGGATGTTTCTGTACTGGAGGAAGCGGGGTGCCTATGAGCTGGAGGCTTTGCCTGCTGGGCTGGCGGGGCTGGAGTACGGGGCGGTGGAGCGCTTCTCCTGGAGCTCCAGCCTGGACATCAGCGAGGAGCTTGGGGGTAGGTGGCtggggggccgcggggggccAGCAGGCTGCGGGCAGCCACACTTGGCCAAAAACCTCCCGCCCTGGCAACGAGGGCGAGGGGCCAGGAGAAGCTCCATCGGGAGCGgggatgcagcagggatgctgtggggatgctgcaggtgcAGATGGGGAGCGCTCAGCAAACCGACCTGTggcgccggccccgctccctcccAGCTCAGACAGGCATCTGAAACGGCGAGCTGCCACGGTGCGCTCTGGTGCAAGGACGGTCCGGTTTCAAACTCGTTTGCTGTCACCGGGAGAGCCAGGCACGATAACACGGCCGGCAgcagcgggaggaggaggaggaggaggaggtggtgtctggctggggagaggagctgctggggtcAGGATCCCTCCTTCGGTCCCTGAAGTGTCTGGTGGGGACCTGGGcaccctcctgcctctgccagaaACTGGGGGTCCCCTGGATGCTCCCTGCCGAGGAGCTTCTGCCTGGCACACCAAAGGCCTTAGTGTGCGTGTGACCCGCTGCCAGGGCCGGCGTTCAGGGAAACCCACGCGGCTCCGGCTGTGCCGGTGGCTGCAGCGTGGGGCTGGTCCCTGGCACCACCGGCTGCTCTGGCCGGCCTCGGGTTTTCGGTGAGTTTGGAAAAATTTCCCTTGGGTGCGTGAAAGAATTTCTTATTTGTTTCCGTTATTATTCCCGATAGGTCAAGTGAAACGGTGGtggcggggggcaggggccTGGCCCAGCCTGgcgggcgctgcggggcggccgcggggacAGAGCCCTCATTGTGCTCCCGCCGCAGGGGCAGCGGGTACCCCGGCTCCCAGCCCTCTCCCGGGGGGTGGCAAGCcaagccctgcctggctgctcccgCACCATCGCCCAGCAGCGCCTGCCATGCTGCCGCAGCCCCTGCTGGCGTGGGCACCCTGCCTGCGCCCGGCGCTGCCTgcgggctgggagctggggcagcgGGCACCCATCCGGATcgcctccctctcccccagcagaagcagcagctttttcagCGCTGCCCCAAAAGACGTTTTTTTTCCCCGCAGACTGAGTCTAACCCCGGCCTTGGCCGCGGTCCCGCTCGGGCCGGCGCGGATGCTGTTTTTGTTGGCAGGAGGGATGTGGGAGAGGGGAGCGGTGCAGCGGGGGAAGCCCCTGTGccggctgccctgctgctggagctggtgtgGCCGCGCTGGCCGGTGCCGCCTGGTGCAGCGGTGCTGCCGGGCCTCTCTGCATCACCTCCGGGTCTGGCAGCGCAGCTTCCCATGGGAGCATCCCTGCCCCGCAGTGGGGCTACCCTGCAGGAGGCTTCCTGCTGCTCGTTTGCTAGtgtctgttatttttaaatgattagATGCGACGCGTAACAAAAGCCTTCAAAATAGGATTTGTCCCTAAGGCCGATTTAACTGTCAAAGCTTAAAGTGGCTCCTAAGCCCGGCTGGGCGCTGGCAAGTGGCACATTTAGCgttcctgctgcagccccgggggagctggggcaggtcCGCATCCTGATCTTACAACTTGGGGTGCTAGGAAGGAGGTGCCGGAGCCTGATGCTGCGGAATGCACGGTGCCTTCCCCCAGCGGGGATGTAGCCCTGGCTTTTGGGCACGGGGTTGCACCCCCCTGGACAGGCGGCGGGGCAGGCGGGGGCAGGCGGGCCCAGCCTTGGCATTGCCAAGTTCTGAAGCCCAGGGACTGCGGTGTGGGAGCCCCCTgcgcgggcagggctgggagcggggctgggggcggggggctcaCCGCAGCACCCTGGCACTGATCCCTGCTCTCTCCTGCAGCCGAGCCGTGCCCACCAGAGGAGACAGTGCTGCGCTGCCAGAACCCTGACTGCACCGGCGAGAGGAGAGCGGTGAAGGTGGGTCCGGTGGGGTGGTGGGCAGCACCGGGCAGCTGCCACCTGGCATCGGTCTCACGGGTGAGAAGGGGCAGCGTGCGGCTCTGCCTGACCCGCTGCTCTCCGGAGCCCCCCTAGCATGGCTGGCAGCCCCCTACCAGCCACGTCCCCCTGGCCCATGCTGGGCGTGCATTCCCTGGTGGGTTGCGGTCCTGCCGGCATTTAACGGCACTGGCGGCATCTACCTGTTTCCCCTAGCTGGTGTGATTCAGGCTAATCCGCTCCAGCCTGTCTGTCCCCACTGCCACTCGCTGCCATGGCACCGGAGTGGATTTAGGGTCCCTCCTCTCCCACCGGCCGGCCGGGTGCGGGGCCAGGCTGAACCGGCACCGGCTCCCAGTGAGCCCCTGGGGTTCCCGTGCTGGACCACGGGCAGTATCTTTGGCGCAGCAGGCAGGACGGCCGCCCGGCCACGCTGGGAGGTGTGCCGCTGCACTGCCTTGGCATGGCTGGGGTGGCAGAGCCAGTGCCGGCGAGGGCAGGTGTGGTGCAGGGCTGCGGCTGCCTCGGCGTGCGGCTGGGACCACCAGGAGGGACCCTCTGGGGccaccctgctgctgttgccagaGACCCCCAAGGGCACCTGGCAGGTAGCGTGGGACTCGGggccctggctgggctgggggctcatCCTGCACCACGTCCCCCTCGCTTCGTGGGGCAGCTGCCGAGGGCAAAGCTGCCACGTGCTGGGAGcgaggtggggctgggggccgaTCCCTGGGGTGGGCAGAGGGGTTTGGGCATCCTGCCTGGCTCCTCCTGCGGGGCgagcccagggctgagctgccagcatGGGGTGGATGGGAGCCCCACATCCTGGTGGGGCGGCTGCTGAGGGTCCCAGGGGGTGCCCACCGAGCAcgtgccagctgcagccaccgCCTGCAGCCTGCGGCTGTGCTCCTTGTCTCGCAGGTGCCGCAACGGCCGCGACgctggcaggctgggacacGTGGTGGGACGGGAGGAGGGGGACACGGGCcatcctggggctggggctgccccgtgGCCTAGGGTAGGACACTGGTGGGTGCTACGGCGGTGGGTGCTGCGGAGGGACTGGCGGCCTCTCGGGGAGTGCGAGGGTGGTGGGAGCGCGTCAGCTCTGACCTCAGCAGCGCCGGGAGGAAGGAGGGCAGGAAGCGGGGGCGGCTGGAGCTGCACGGGCGCTTCCTCCCCGCAGCGCACAGTGTGCTGCAGGCAAGCCTGGACAGGGCTCGCTCCTCCCCGCAACCCCTCGCACCCCTCCACGTGCAGGGTGGCGATGGGGGTCCCGCGTGGAGACGGGGCCAGGCCGGAGGTGCAGCGGGGGTCGCTGGCAGTGGCCGGCAGCGCCGCGGTCCCTAGGAGCAGGGCCAGCTGGAGGTCCCAGTGAGGTGGGCGCTGGCTGAGGGTCACAGGCCGTGCACCGTGCTGGGGGCCCGGCCAGGGGTTTAAAAATAACCTGCTGTGAATgcccggcggggctggggccgcggCCATGGCCAGCACACAATCGGAGGAAATGCGCCGGCTTCAAGCATTGTTTCAGTGCAGACGCTCGCTTCCTCCgtcctgctgcagggacaccGCTCTCGCCAGCACAAAGGGGCTGCGGCGTGGGAGGGTGGCCTCCTGGGCACCCAGCAAGGTGTGGGTGGCACGGGTGCAGGTGGCCGTCCCCCGGCTCCCCTTCCATGCTTAGGCCTATGCAGCCTTCCCGGAGTCCTTGCTCAGTGCGGCAgagcggggagggggctctgcGGTGCAGAACCCCCAGCCTTATGGCCGTATCCTGCTCACGATACTCTCCCTACACCTGCTCTGGCCTCAGTGTTGCCTCTGAGCGTTGTGCCAGCAGCGGCTGGGGATGGGAAGGGGGGTCCCCGCTGCTCATGGTGCCATAGCTGGTAGCCCTCGAGCAGCCCATGCCTGACGGCCACGTGCACCCGCAGGTATGCCACCACGTGGAATGCCGGCAGCTGAACCGCAGCGGCCCCCTCAGCCTGTGTGAGCTCTGCGACGGCCGCCTCCATGGCGCCATGCACTTCGATGGCCACATCCGCTTCAACCTGCCCCCGCAAGGTGagccaggctggatgtggcTGGCAccgctgctcccagcagctctgtggcacCAGGATGCGCTCGGGGGGCCGGCGTGATGCAGGGATGGGAACGGGATGCACGTGGGGCTGGTGCAGCgcaggggtgggagagggaTGCAGCCggtgctggcacagcctggcttgACGCCCATTTGCAGGCTCCATCCTGGCCCGCAACATGTCGACGCGCTCGTGCCCCCCACGCACCAGTCCTGCCTCCGatgtggaggaggaagaggagggaccGGCAGAGAGCAGAGGGTGAGCCCCTGGCCCTGCACGtcccctccatgtccccagcaCATGGCATCCCCATCAATCTGCCCACCCTGTGCCCCCAGGGAGTGGAGGAGCTCGGCGCTGAAGCTGCCCAAGAAGAAGGCTCGGCGCAGGCACACGGACGTAAGGCaccggccccgctccccagggTGCTCGGTGGGGCAGTAGCAGCATGGCCCCAGTGGGTGGGAGGGACCCCTGGGTGAACGGCTACCGTTCTCCCCCAGGACCCTAGCAAGGAATGCTTCACCCTGAAGTTCGACCTCGGTATCAATGTGGAGGCGGAGATCGTGCCAGCCACAAAGAAGAAGTCCCTGGGGTGAGTCTGCCGGGGATGGATGCAGGGACCGATATGGGGACAAATGCGGAGATGGACGTGGGGCTCGTGTCCCCACAGGGAGGTGCTGCTGCCAGTCTTCGAGAGGAAGGCAATCGAGCTGGGCAAGGTGGACATCTACCTGGACCAGTCCCACACGCCACTCTCCCTCCAGTTCGAGGCATACCGCTTTGGGGGGCACTACCTGCGGGTGAAAGGTGCGGCGGGGGCCTGGTGGGAGGCTTGGCCGCCCCAGGGCTCCTGGGGGACTCTGACCACCCAATGCTTCTGCAGCCAAGCCCGGGGATGAGCTGAAGGTGGAGCAGGCGGTGCGGGATGCCAGGTCAGCCAGCTTGCCCATCCTGCACCCTGCTGGCACCGCTGCGCTCCTCAGGCCAGCACTGGAACTAGTGCCAGGACACTGGGAGGGCACCGACAGCCTGGTGAGTGCTGGTGCCAGCCCTTGGTGGGGTGAATTGGGGAAGGGTGGTGGGGCGCGGGGTCCCTCTGTAGCTCTCCTTGCTGAGAGGatggggacatggggcagcAGCACGGTGTCTCCTGGATGGTTTTGCACGGTGTGGGCTGAGGACCCCTCCAAGCTCTCTGGTGGCAATGCATGGGCAGTGCCCTGTGCCAGACATAGCAGCTCCACTGGTGGCACCAGCCCCGCAGCTGTGCCACGTACAGGCTGGCACCAGAGCAAAGGCaaacaggagctgcagggacccCAGCAGTGGTAGCCACTCAGTGCCACCGTGGCTCCGGGGCTCGCGCGGCTCTGCGGCTCGCCCTGGCCACCAGCCCTCCTCTCACCACCACgcctggcagctgctgagcacagctgggTCCTGCCCCATGGACCCTGGCCCCAGATAaggtgtggggctgggctggctgccacTCCCCATGGGAGCAGGCTGCCAGGCGCACGGGGAGCAGCTCAGTGGGGCCAGCGGGGAGGACCTGGCGCTTGGCCCCACACTGGCAGCCTGCGAGGGTGGCAAGCTGGCTGTGTGGCCAGGGCTGGTGGCTGCCCGCGTCCGGCACTATGACTCCTGGCTGCAGGACCGGCACGGCCCCAGCAAGGCAGCGGGGCCAGCAGGCAACCGGCCACCCTTGCGTGGGTCTCAGCCCCGACCGCCTCCCTGGGGGCAGGCGGGAGCTGGGCCACGCCGGGGCgatggggctggcaggggctggggcgcCCGGGGACACGGCGGTGCGGTGAGTGGTGGGGATGGTGCCGTGGTGGCTCTCCCGTGGCGGGGATGGTGCCGTGGTGGCTCTCCCGTGGCGGGGATGGTGCCGTGGTGGCTCTCCCGCCGCGGCCTGGGGATGTGGCACGGCgcggggctgtgctgggcagcggCAGCGGTGTGCTGTGCCCTGTGACAGGCAggcagccccggccctgctgccCTTTGAGTTGGAGCAAGGCGACGGCAGCGGGCACATCCCTGCACAgcgcagggggctgcggggcggccgccgctgcGGCGGTGCCTGGGACGGCAGGAGCCGCTTGGCCGTGGCCCAGCTCTCACGGCCGGCTGGGGGGCTTTGATCTCTGCCGGTGAATTGTTTGGTTCTGGTTAGCTTATCTGGCGAGGAGGGAAATTAGGTTTTCTGCGCTGGCCCCACCTCCTTTTGTTTCGGAGGAGCCCGGCCGCAGCCTGCCCGGCTCCGGCTCCGCTGTCCGAGCTGGGTGCGCGGCTGGGTGGGCGGCTCGGCCGGGCGCTGCTCCCCGCGGGATGCCCTGAGCCCCCCAGCTGCCGCGGCCGCTTGCCCACACCTGGCCTGGCTGGGCCAGGCGGCACCCGGGGCCCTGCGCCCCCAGGATGCAGGTAGGCAGGTCAGTGCGGGCCGGGGAGCGTGGCCGGGGGGGTACCCCGCTGCCCGGGGGTGCCGTCCGGGTGGGTGTCTGTCTGTCCCATGGGTGCTCCAGgtcagccctgctgtgctgtgccgtgctgctgtccccatcccGGCGAACGCCTGTGCTGGGCGCTGACCCCGGGGGCACCGGCTGTCCCCGCTGCAGGCACCGGGCCGCCGGAGGAAGAACATGACAGAGTTTCTGGGGGAcgccagcatccccagccccgAGCCAGCCCCGCACAGcggcagccccctgcccgccaATGGCACTGACACCTGGAAGAACCGTGCTGCCAGCCGCTTCAGCGGCTTCTTCGGCTCCAGCACCAGTGCCGGCTCCTTTGGGCGGGTAGGTCGGAGCGTGGGCGCCAGGAGCGGAcatgggagctgctggcagctgcgctggggagctgggatggGTCACCCCGGGACTCGAGCCCCCCAGCTCTGCGGGCAGGGTGAGGGGGGGGTCCACGGCATGTCCCTGCCGGTCCCTTAGCCAGCCCCTCGCTTTCGGCCAGGAGACTGagaagctggagcagctggcGAGCAGGCTGCATGCCTACAGCACCTTCGGGCTGCCCAAGCTGCCACCCCAGCTCCGCTTCGACCGCGACTCctgggaggaggatggggatgAGGCCGGGCTGGCGCtggaggagagctggcagcagatCATCCATGGCACGGAGGTAGGGCTGGGAGGCTAGGGGACCGCGGTGGCTCTGCCCAGCCACCGGCACGGTGCTGACGCTCAGCCCGGCAGGCCCTGTCACGCCGGCAGTGCCACCAGCAGGAAGCCAtctgggagctgctgcacaCCGAGGCCACCTACATCCGCAAGCTCAAAGTCATCACTGATGTGAGTGCCAGCGGCAGCCACGCCGCACTGCAACAGGGGGCCGGGGGTTGCGGCTGCACCCCCACCGACTCCcccctctgtccctgcagctcttcctctgctgcctgctgaacCTGCAGGAGTCGGGGCTGCTCTGCGAGGTGAGCGGTGGAGGGCGGCGGGGACTGGGGTCCCCCTGGGTCGGAGTACGGACCTCGGTCTGGGCGCGCTGGCAGGGGGAGGGTGGCGTCCCCGTGCAGCGGCCCGCCTCACCCCTGCAGGTGGATGCTGAGCGGCTCTTCAGCAACATCGGGGATATTATCCGGCTGCACCGTGAGCTGTGGCGCGGCGTCATGGCCCCAGTGCTGGCCAAGGCACGCCGGACTGGGGCACTGCTTGACCCCATTGACTTCCTCGATGGCTTCAAGATGGTAAGTGGAGACTCTGTGCCGTGGCAGGGGGTTGTGCCGTGCTGCACCCCTCAGTgacccccctgcaccccccagtTTGGCTCCCTCTTCAAGCCCTATGTGCGGTACTGcatggaggaggagggctgcaTGGAGTACATGCGGGCACTGCTGCGGGACAGTGAGCTTTTCCGCGCCTACGTGACGGTAAGGGGAGCGggtgggggccggggggctggtgctggggccAGTGCCAGGGCTGACACCTGTGTGCCGCAGTGGGCTGAGAAGCACGAGCAGTGCAGCCGCTTGAAGCTAAGTGACATGCTGGTGAAGCCCCACCAGCGCCTCACCAAGTACCCGCTGCTCCTCAAATCCGTGCTGAAGAAGACAGACGACCCACGTGCCCGCGATGCCATCACTGCCATGGtaaggggctgggggcacagggcagTGGGGTGCAGCATAGGGTCGTGCTCCCTGGCCCCTCaaacccaccacccaccccGGCTGCAGATTGGCTCTGTGGAGCGCTTCATAAACGACGTCAACTCGCGGATGCGCCAGCGGCAGGAGCGGCAGCGCCTGGCCGCCATCCTCAGCCGCATCGACACCTACGAGGTAGTGGAGGGCAGCACGGACGAGGTGGACAAGGTGGGCTGGGCGCAGTGGAGCTGCCGTGCCATGCTCTGCCACCCTGTGTCTTGCCACCCTATGCCATCCCATGCCATGCTACCCCATGCTACCCATGCCACCTCATGCCATGTCATGCCACCCTATACCATACCACGCTATGCCACCCTATGATGTCATTTCATGCCAAGCTAACCCAACCCATGCCATGTCATGCCATCCAATACCACGCCATGCCAAGCCACCCCATGCCATGCTATGCTACCCCGTGCCACCCCATGCCGTGCCTGGCGCTGACACTGGGGGCtcctggcagctgctgaaagAGTTCCTGCGGCTGGACCTGACGGCCCCCATCCCTGGCACCTCCCCGGAGGACACCCGGCAGCTCCTTCTCGAGGGCAGCCTGCGGATGCGGGAAGGTAAAGACAGCAAGGTGAGGACTGCGGGGGACGGGGagccccggcccctgcccgcccccgcccaCCACGCTGGCCGGCACCCACCGCCCTGTTCTCACCCCCAGATGGACGTCTACTGCTTCCTCTTCACCGATCTCTTCCTCATCACCAAGCCCCTCAAGAAGGCTGAGCGTACCAAGGTGGTCCGGCAACCCTTGCTGGTGGACAAGGTCATCTGCCGGGAGCTCAGGGACCCGGGGTGAGcggtgctgggggtgctggggaccGCGGGGGCAGTCCCTGGACACTGCTGATGGCCCCTGCCCACaggctccttcctcctcatctACCTGAATGAGCTGGGGAGCGCTGTGGCCGCCTACACCTTCCAGGCCAGTGGGCAGTCGCTGTGCCGCAGCTGGGTTGAGGCAGTGCGCAACGCCCAGGTGAGGGGCgcggggggcaggcggggggccTGCGGGTGCCCCGTGCCTCTCTGAtaccttcccctccccagaaCCTGCTGCAGCGGCTGAGGCAGCGCCGGCgcatggaggaggaggaggaggaggaagaggaggatggcGAGAGTGGTGCCTCGGCTGCCAGTTCACCTACCATCCTGCATCGCGGCAGCACCAGCCCAGACTCTCAGCAGTGGTAGGGAGCGGGAGGGGGGCACCACGCACCCCCGgcctgctgcagccacctcctgACCCT from Falco biarmicus isolate bFalBia1 chromosome 3, bFalBia1.pri, whole genome shotgun sequence carries:
- the PLEKHG5 gene encoding pleckstrin homology domain-containing family G member 5 isoform X2 — encoded protein: MFLYWRKRGAYELEALPAGLAGLEYGAVERFSWSSSLDISEELGAEPCPPEETVLRCQNPDCTGERRAVKVCHHVECRQLNRSGPLSLCELCDGRLHGAMHFDGHIRFNLPPQGSILARNMSTRSCPPRTSPASDVEEEEEGPAESRGEWRSSALKLPKKKARRRHTDDPSKECFTLKFDLGINVEAEIVPATKKKSLGEVLLPVFERKAIELGKVDIYLDQSHTPLSLQFEAYRFGGHYLRVKAKPGDELKVEQAVRDARSASLPILHPAGTAALLRPALELVPGHWEGTDSLAPGRRRKNMTEFLGDASIPSPEPAPHSGSPLPANGTDTWKNRAASRFSGFFGSSTSAGSFGRETEKLEQLASRLHAYSTFGLPKLPPQLRFDRDSWEEDGDEAGLALEESWQQIIHGTEALSRRQCHQQEAIWELLHTEATYIRKLKVITDLFLCCLLNLQESGLLCEVDAERLFSNIGDIIRLHRELWRGVMAPVLAKARRTGALLDPIDFLDGFKMPYVRYCMEEEGCMEYMRALLRDSELFRAYVTWAEKHEQCSRLKLSDMLVKPHQRLTKYPLLLKSVLKKTDDPRARDAITAMIGSVERFINDVNSRMRQRQERQRLAAILSRIDTYEVVEGSTDEVDKLLKEFLRLDLTAPIPGTSPEDTRQLLLEGSLRMREGKDSKMDVYCFLFTDLFLITKPLKKAERTKVVRQPLLVDKVICRELRDPGSFLLIYLNELGSAVAAYTFQASGQSLCRSWVEAVRNAQNLLQRLRQRRRMEEEEEEEEEDGESGASAASSPTILHRGSTSPDSQQCPSDGSTETLAMVAADGSDELSSPDWDAGPFSSTSDGSSIGTSTSIGTGTSADTPTSTETPTRQLPAGALPVPLPHGMASSAGGCRSSSIDSAYGTLSPASLRDFGRQPKGAAEEGREPPMAPPAPQPPSPRLRRRTPVQLLPCPARVLKSKSEASLPLLLPPGPPAPLSQSRSLSDLCASPPRTSQAPGPLAAPGSCGSSTSELSEPEEPVESPASLPGDLGHNPLPAARRTFSDPQSAQHRKLTLTQLYRIRTTLLLNSTLTASEV
- the PLEKHG5 gene encoding pleckstrin homology domain-containing family G member 5 isoform X1 produces the protein MFLYWRKRGAYELEALPAGLAGLEYGAVERFSWSSSLDISEELGAEPCPPEETVLRCQNPDCTGERRAVKVCHHVECRQLNRSGPLSLCELCDGRLHGAMHFDGHIRFNLPPQGSILARNMSTRSCPPRTSPASDVEEEEEGPAESRGEWRSSALKLPKKKARRRHTDDPSKECFTLKFDLGINVEAEIVPATKKKSLGEVLLPVFERKAIELGKVDIYLDQSHTPLSLQFEAYRFGGHYLRVKAKPGDELKVEQAVRDARSASLPILHPAGTAALLRPALELVPGHWEGTDSLAPGRRRKNMTEFLGDASIPSPEPAPHSGSPLPANGTDTWKNRAASRFSGFFGSSTSAGSFGRETEKLEQLASRLHAYSTFGLPKLPPQLRFDRDSWEEDGDEAGLALEESWQQIIHGTEALSRRQCHQQEAIWELLHTEATYIRKLKVITDLFLCCLLNLQESGLLCEVDAERLFSNIGDIIRLHRELWRGVMAPVLAKARRTGALLDPIDFLDGFKMFGSLFKPYVRYCMEEEGCMEYMRALLRDSELFRAYVTWAEKHEQCSRLKLSDMLVKPHQRLTKYPLLLKSVLKKTDDPRARDAITAMIGSVERFINDVNSRMRQRQERQRLAAILSRIDTYEVVEGSTDEVDKLLKEFLRLDLTAPIPGTSPEDTRQLLLEGSLRMREGKDSKMDVYCFLFTDLFLITKPLKKAERTKVVRQPLLVDKVICRELRDPGSFLLIYLNELGSAVAAYTFQASGQSLCRSWVEAVRNAQNLLQRLRQRRRMEEEEEEEEEDGESGASAASSPTILHRGSTSPDSQQCPSDGSTETLAMVAADGSDELSSPDWDAGPFSSTSDGSSIGTSTSIGTGTSADTPTSTETPTRQLPAGALPVPLPHGMASSAGGCRSSSIDSAYGTLSPASLRDFGRQPKGAAEEGREPPMAPPAPQPPSPRLRRRTPVQLLPCPARVLKSKSEASLPLLLPPGPPAPLSQSRSLSDLCASPPRTSQAPGPLAAPGSCGSSTSELSEPEEPVESPASLPGDLGHNPLPAARRTFSDPQSAQHRKLTLTQLYRIRTTLLLNSTLTASEV